CTGGCAAACGAAAAACTGCGCAAATTAGCTGACAACTTAGGTGCAGGTGCAAACGTTGCTTTAGAAGTGACCTATGCCAGCGGCAAACCCAGCGATGCCATTATCGAATTCGTTAAACAAAACGGCATTGAGTTAGTCGTCGTCGGGAACAGCGGCAAAAAAAGTGTGCTGGGCTTCATGGGTTCTACCGCTGAAGCTACCCTCAAAGGTGTTCCCTGTGATGTAATGGCAGTCCGAATCATGGATTAGCCCAAGGTTTCATGCTCGATACTGCCCTACGCATTTTCAGCATTATCTTTCCAGTCTTTGCTTGCTCTGCGTTGGGGGCAGCGTATGGTTATTTCCGCCGCCCGGATATGGCGGTGGTTAACCGCCTCAATATGGAATTTTTCGCGCCCTTCCTCGTGTTTTGGGCATTGATGGATAAGCCCTTCGATTTTCTGGCGTTCCGCGACCTCGCCATTGGTGGGGTTGCCGTGGTATTGGGTTCGGGCTTGCTGCTGTTACCGCTGGCTTGGCTATTACGCATCAACCTGAAAACCTTTTTGCCGCCAATGATGTTTAATAATTCCGGCAATATGGGTATCCCACTAATCCTGTTTGCGTTTGGGGAGTCAGCGCTGCAAGCCGCCGTGGTGCTGTTTATTATTGAAATGGTGCTGCATTTCACCGTCGGGTTTTACATCCTCAACCATCGCACGAATCCGCTGCATTTGCTGAAAATGCCGATGATTCAAGCCACGATTCTGGGTTTATTGTTTAGCAGTTTGCACATTACCTTGCCGGATGCCTTGGCGAATACGGTCAAGCTGTTGGGGCAAGTGTCGATTCCCCTGCTACTCTTTTCGCTGGGCGTGCGCCTGTTGGATGTGAATTTTCGTGATTGGAAACTCGGCACGCTTGGTGCACTCGCAGGCCCTGCTGCCGGACTCATCAGCGCATTCTTAATGGCACAATGGCTGGACTTGAGCACAACGCATTACGCCCTGCTGCTGGTGTTTGCTGCCTTACCGCCAGCCGTGTTGAATGTCCTAGTGGCAGAACAATACCAACAAGAACCCGATCGGGTCGCTTCGATTGTATTACTGGGCAATCTGGCAAGTCTGGTGATTATGCCTGTGGTATTGTGGTTCGCACTACCACATTAACCCTATGGAAACTTTCGTGCTTGAATGCCATCTGAATTAGCCATAGCATACCCAAAAAGGAGGACTACCCATGTTAAGAACTATTTTACTCACCATGCTCATCGCATTGAGCGTTTCCGTCAATCACGTATTCGCTGACAGTAAACCCGCAGAAGACAAATCCGCCGCAGATACCCCCGCCGCAGCGCCATCCACAGATGTCAGCAGTACCCCCGATAAAGCGGCTGAAAACAGCGAACCGGCTAAAGTCGAAAACCGCGACGTGGCGCAATTCTTCGATGAAACCTTCAATGATATGCAGGATGAAATCGAAACCGCCAAAGCCGATGGCAAACAAGGCTTGCTGGTGATGTTTGAAATGGATGAATGCCCATTCTGCCACCGCATGAAAACCACCGTGCTTAACCGCAGCGATATTCAGGATTACTACAAAGAAAATTTCCGCATTGTAACGGTCGACATCGAAGGCGATGTGGAATTAACTAATTTCAAAGGCGAAACCACCACCCAGAAAGATTTTGCCCTGAAAGAATTCCGGGTACGCGCCACCCCGGTGTTTCAATTCATCGGGCTGGATGGTGAACCGGTGAAAAACGGACGCTTAACCGGCGCAACCAAGGATGCGGATGAATTCATGCTGTTCGGCAAATACGTGGTCGACAAAAAGAATGAAGACGTGCCGTTCTCCAAATTCAAGCGCGAGCAAACCAGCGATGCCAAGAGTTAAGCACTTACGCCCGATCTTATGCGCCAGTGCTTTGCTATTCTCGATTGCCCATGCTGCGGAAGTGCCTGACCCACTAAGTCTGGATCAGGCGCTGAATTTTGCTGATGGTCATCCGCGTACCCAGCTTGCACCGGAAATTGCCCAACGTTACCCCGCGCCCCAGCCCGTGTATCTGGACTGCCACAACCTTGCGTACAACAACAATACCAGCCCCGATAATCAGCGTGACCGCCAACTGGCAGGGCTGGTTTCCCCTCTGGATAATCAGCGTTTGGAAATCCTCCAGCGCTTTTTCGATGTCTTGTTGGCAGATGGCAGCGCGGTGCGTGATAACGAAAACATGGCGGTGTATTTCATCCCGCTGGATCGCACCCGCACCCGCATGGAATTGAAAGAGTTTTCCGAACTCGATGTTGCGGAACTGGATGCCGAATACCAGATTGTCCGCCAGCAAGGTGCTGCCAGCATGGCGTCACAACGCCTGACCCGTTCCTTGTTGTCACAAGCCATCAATAACCCCCAGACCTTACCTAACGAGTTGAATCCACCGACACTTGGCAAATTCCCCGCTGAAATGCCAACGCTGGATGAATTGGTCGCAGCCAGTTTGCAAGGCAATAAGTGGCTGAAAGACCGCCGTGACGATGCCAAAGCCGACGAACAGGCGGTGCTCGACATGGAATTACGCCAGCAAATTCTCGAACTGCTATTGCGTCTGGATATTTTCAAGGTTGCCGAAGGGCGCTCCCAAGCGGAAATTCTCTGGCGTGACTATTATCTGGAACGCAGCCGTACCCTGTACGAACAAGAAGTCAAATCCGACATTGGCGATGCCATGACCCAACAAAGCAAAGCGCGTTTGCAAGAACAACAAATCCAGTTTTGCCAAGCACTTACCCTTGCGCAACTCAATGCCCTGCAAGGCAAACCCGTCTGGCCACTGCCGCAACCTGCTAAACAAGAGGAAAAGCCCGAATGAGATCGACCCCGCTAAGCCTCCGGTTACTTTTGCCCGCCCTATTAGTGTGCAGCCTGCCCGCTCAGGCTTTGGAACTCAAAGGGCGTTTGGAATGGATGCACAAAGTTGACATGCGCGTCATTGAAAACGGCATTGTCGAAAAAGTGAATGTCACCACAGGGCAACACGTCAATGCTGGTGATGTCTTGGTGCGCATGGATCAACGCAAGCAAAAAGCCACGCTGCTGGAAGCTAAAGCCCGCGTTGCCCGCGCAACATTAAGCATGGACGATGCTGCTCGCGATATGGCACGTACCCAAGAGCTGTTTGACCGTGGCTTAATTGCCGAAGAAGAGTTGAAAGATGGCGAATTGAAACAAGCCGTGGCACAAACCGAAATGGAATCCGCCAAAGCCGCTGAAGAAGCCGCACAAGTCGCCTTGGAACACACCGAACTCAAAGCCCCGTTTTCCGGCATTATTGCTGCGAATACTGCTTGGCAAGGCGCAGTGATTTTCGCAGGCAAACAAGACCAGCCGCTGATTACCTTAGCACCCGATGATCAGATGGTCGCACGGGTATTGGTCACAGCCGATGTGTTGCGCCGCCATGCGGTCGGGCAAAGCGCACAAGTACTGGTGAATGGCAGCTCGCGCAATGGCAAAATCTACCGCCAAGGCGTGGAAGCCGTGCGGATTGAACCGGAAGGTGCTATTTACGAGTTGGATATTATCTTCAAACCCAATAACAAAGAATTGTTGCGACCCTCAGAATCAGTCAGGGTGGTATTGCCATAAAAAAAGGGCTACGGATGTAGCCCTCTTTTTTCAGCAACAATACGTGCTTACCTAATTAGTTAGCTGGTGGTGCTGACGGTGGCGCTGGAATACCCGCTGGTGGTGCTGGCGGCGGCGGTGGCATATCCACTGCTGGTGCTGCTGGTGCTGCTGGTACTGCCGCTGCCTCAGCAGCAGGCGCTGCTGCCGCTGGTGCTGACTCTGTTGCTGGTGCAGCAGCCGGAGCCGTTACCGCAACAGTGGTTGCTGCTTGACGCGCCGCCGCTGCCTTACGCTGCTCTTCTACCTTCTTGAAAAATGCATCGGCTTGCGCCCGTTGCATCAACATTTGCTGATAAATCTGCTCAAAACTAGGCGCTTGCGGCATCATCGGTGCAGCACCGTAACCTGGCATCATCGGCATTTGAGCACCTTGCATCGGCATCATCGGCATTTGACCGCCCTGCATTGGCATGGATGGCATCTGAGCACCCTGCATTGGCATACCACCAGCGCCACCCCACGGGTTGCCACCGCCTTGTGAGGAATTGCCAGTGCCATACATATTGTTGTAAGCATTGCCATAACCATAGCCAGTCCCTTGCAGGTTGCTAGCACCATCACCGCGCCCGCTGCCAGCCATGTCGCTTGCCATATCGGTTTTGCCTTTGCCTTTCAGCGTAATGGTGAAATCGACTTCGCCATCGGAATCCGCTTTACCACGCCCAAAACCGGAAGCATCGCTTGCACCACTGCCATAACCTTGACCAGAACCGCTGGTGTTACCTTGACCGCTACCATAGCCTTGACCTGCGCCAGTACCTTTGTCAAAACCATCCATAAAATCAGCAGAAACCAAACCGGAAATGGCAAGCCCTGCGATGAAAAGTGCTGTTTTAGTGTATTTCATGAAATCGTCCTCTCCTCTCGTGGTGATTGGTTATCCTTGCTCTTGCAGGGATAAACGACTGCTGCACCAGCCCCTAGCGCTTGATACAGTGTCTGCATAATGCTTTATTTGTAAGGCGATGTATACCCATAGCAGGCTACTGTGACGTTAACTTCTTTGGAGCTATGGTGCTGGATGGGGGCTTGAAAATCGAAAGCGGCGGTTCCTTGCTAGAACTGATGGATTAACCTTTTTTGTTTAGCGCAACAACAGTGTTGGAATCGTGGATGCCCGCAACAAACCATTAGTCGTGCTGCCAAACAGCCAGCTACGCAACGGCGAATGCGTGTACGAACCCATAATCAGCATATCAATGCTGCGTTCCCTCACCTGACTAGCAATCACCGTTTCCGGGTCGCCGGAAAGCAACGCGGCATGGGTTTCAAACCCCGCCGCTTCCAGCGTGGTTTTCGCCCACTCCAACTGCTTGCGCAAACCTTTGCCCGGTTCGCCGGAAGTAATCACATGAATCGGCAAACCCACAAACAACGAGCAAGCCGCAATCAGCTCCACGCCTTTACGCGACACGCTGCCACCGTCAAACGCCATCATCACCTGTTGCGGCACTTTGAAATCGTCGGTAATCGTCAGGATCGGGCGGTGCAAGGCACGCACCACGTTTTCAACATTGCGCCCCAAATCGCGCTGGGTGGTTTCCGCCGATTGTCCGCGTCGACCGAGGATGAACATGCGCACCCCCTCCTCTTGCTCGATCAAGGTATCCACCAGCGTACCGTGACGCTGGCGCACGTCGGGGGCTTCCACCCCGGCGGCAATGGCACGTTCCCGCAAACGGTTGAGGAACAGCCGCCCGCTTTCCCGCGCTTGCTTGCTAAAATCCTCATCCTCTTTGGATAGCTTATCCATCAACACTTTTTGCGCATCGAAACCAATCGCGCCGCTGTGGTCAGTATTATGGCGCGAACGCTCTGGGTGGCGGTCAAGAATGTGCAGAAATTCCAACGGCAGTTCCATGCGGGTAGCCACCCACGCGGCATAATCCGCCACATGGTCGGCGTAGTGTGACTGGTCAACGCAAGCGAGAATCTTGTTTTCAGATTTCATGGGGTTGCTCCTTAATGACCAGTCAACAGGTCGTCGCCGCCTGCTTTGTCGTGCGTTCCGAAACGGTCAATCAGGGTGGCACTGGCTTCATTCAAACCGACCACTTCCACTTCCGTGCCTTCGCGGCGGAATTTCACCACCACCTTGTCGAGCGCACCCACCGCAGTTAAATCCCAGAAATGCGCACGGCTGACATCAATCTGCACTTTTTCCAGCACATCTTTGAAATCGAACGACGCAATAAACGCATCGGATGACGCAAAAAATACCTGACCCACCACTTCATAAACACGCATCCGCCCTTCGTCTTCCGAACGTGAACGCACGTACATATAACGCCCGATCTTGTTGGCAAAGAAGAAACCGGACAGCAACACCCCGACCAGTACACCTTGCGCCAGATCGTGGGTTGCCACCACCACGGCTACCGTGGCAATCATCACCGTATTGAAACTTTTCGGGTGTTCGCGCAGTTTGCGCACCGAATCCCAGTTAAACGTGCCAATCGACACCATGATCATCACCGCCACCAGTGCCGCCATTGGAATTTGCGCCACCCAATCACCAATGAACACAATCATTAACAACAGGAATACGCCCGCCGCCAAGGTAGACAAGCGCCCGCGTCCGCCGGATTTTACATTGATTACCGATTGCCCGATCATCGCGCAGCCCGCCATGCCACCGAGGAAACCAGAGGCAATATTCGCCACCCCTTGCCCCATGCACTCGCGCTTTTTATTACTGGTGGAATCGGTTAAATCATCCACAATCGTTGCTGTCATCAACGACTCCAACAAGCCGACCACTGCCAAGGTCAGTGACACGGGGAAAATGATCGCGAGGGTTTCAAAATTCAACGGCACATCCGGCAACAGGAATATCGGCAAACTATCCGGCAATTCCCCCATATCGCCCACAGTACGAATATCCAGCCCCAGCGTAATCGCCACTATCGTCAGCACCACAATCGCCACCAGCGGCGACGGAATGGCTTTGGTCACATAGGGCAACAGGTAAATAATCCCCAAACCCGCCGCGACCATCACATACACTGTCCAGCCCATGCCGATCAGTTCCGGCAATTGCGCCATGAATATCAAAATCGCCAGCGCATTCACAAAGCCGACAATCACCGCCCGTGACACAAAACGCATCAACAAATCCAGTCGGATCAACCCGGCGATAATCTGCAATAACCCCGTGAGCAAGGTTGCCGCCAGCAAGTATTGCAAACCGTGCTCTTTAACCAGCATCACCATGACCAGCGCCATCGCACCCGTCGCGGCGGAAATCATCCCCGGACGACCACCCGCAAATGCAATCACGACAGCGATACAAAACGAGGCATACAGCCCCACTTTCGGGTCAACGCCCGCAATAATTGAAAAGGCGATGGCTTCGGGAATGAGCGCTAAAGCGACGACGAGTCCGGCAAGCAGGTCATTTTTGACATTGCCGAGCCAATCCTGTTGGAGAGATTTCATGGTTTCAGTTCCATTGCCAGAATCGGCAAAACGCGGGTTAATCGTGAGAAGGTGCGAATTATAGGTGGCTACGAAGGCAAAGGAAAGCTGCCCGAACATTGCCACAAAATCAGTACCCGCGCTTTCCTGCAATTTTTGGAGCAACAAAGTCTGCTGGCTTCAGCCGCTGACATTGAGCGTAAAGCCATACAAGCGGGACGGGCGTTTTCGCAACTGCGGTTTCCACTAACATGACGGTAGCTCCGCCGCCGTCACCAGCCGATAACTGGTACTCCGCCCCTTCGCCGGATTCTGCACCAACACGCCCCACGCCAGCAACGCTGAAATATCGCGCAAAGCCGTATCATTCGAGCATTTCGCCAAGGTCGCGTATTTTGATGTGTTCAAATACCCCTCGAAATCACCCAACATCCGGTTCAACACCACCCGCTGCCGCGCATTCACCGCATAAGGATGCAAGCACTCCCACACCTTAGCTTTGTGCAACACCGCGCCCAACGCCTCCCCAGCACTCACAATTGCCCGCTCCAGACACCCCAAAAACCAGCCAAGCCATGGCGTAATATCCAGCGAACCGCGTTGCTGGCGTTCCAATTGCTCATAGTAGTGTTTGCGTTCGGCTTCAATTTGCGCCGACATGCTGTAAAACCGCTGCGGCGTTTGATCCGCTCGTGCCAACGCCATATCCGCAATCGCTCTGGCAATGCGCCCGTTACCATCCTCAAACGGGTGCAAGGTGATAAACCAAAAATGCGCCACACCCGCTTTCAGCACCGGGTCAAGCCCGCCATCAGCCGCGAACCAATCCAAAAACGCCGCCATTTCATCTGGCAAACGGGTGGCTTCTGGTGCTTCAAAATGCACCCGTGTACGCCCGTAGCCACCGGATATAACCTGCATCGCCCCCGCCGAAGGCGGTCGCCACATGCCCACCATAATCGGGGTCATGCCACTGAACCCGCTCGGAAACAAAGCGCAATGCCATGCGCATAAACGTTCTTCGGTCAACGCTTGTGGGTAAGCCTGCGTCGCATCCAGCATCACTTCGACAATACCCTCCACGTGGCGGCTGGCAGGCAAATGCCCGCCCTGATCCATCCCCAATTTGCGGGCAATCGACGAACGGACTTCCTCTCGGTTCAGTCGCTCACCTTCAATGGCAGACGATTTCACCACGTCATTAGTCAGCGCATTCAAACTGGCTTCCATCTGGAATGAAAAGCCCAACGCCTCCATGCGCCCCAGCAACCGCCCTTGTTGGTGGCGCACCGATGCCAACGGGGTGCTTAAGGCTTTGTCATCCCAGTAAAAACGAGGCCAGTCAGGTTGTTCATGTATCCATTTCATCGTAATCACCGCAGCTATTGCAGTGTTTATAGAACCTAATCGCCGCAAACGCAAGCCTAATCACCGCATAATTTGCGGTGATTAACCCCACTATTCACCGCAACATCCTTGACCTGAATCAATGTCACCCGCGTCGCCATGCCCTACCCTTGCGCCATGCTTGACTTCAAAGGGTATGACAATGGCTTACACTGAACTTTACGCTGCGGATTGGAATGCGTTGCCGAACGTGGCGATGCCGTTTATGAACACGGTGCACAGCGATGAATTGGCGCTGGTGTCGCGCTTGCTGACAGACCTCGAAAACGCCACCGCGCCCGCCAGCATCGACACACAAATCGCGGCGTGGGTCGAACACACGAGGGCGCATTTTGCTCGCGAAGAACGCTTGATGCACGAATACGATTTCTTCGCCACGCCCTGCCACCAAGGTGAACACGAAGCGGCGTTGCTGCAATTGCTGGGTGTGCAACAGCAATGGTTACGCGAGCGCGATACCGCGATGTTGCAGGATTACATCCAGCATTGGCGCGAATGGCTGCAACAACACATCAGCACGATGGATTTTGTGACGGCACAATTCCTCAGCCAGTTGAATGTGCAGGTGGAGCTGTAACAAAACAACCTCTTACTCCCCCTCTACCTCTGGGAGAGGGGGCTGGGGGTGAGGGTCTTCAACTCCCCAATATCATCCAACACCGCCTGAATGACTGTCTCAGACACGCAACAAATCCAGTTGTCGCTTGCAGGACAAGCCCTAATCAGTTGTCCCCTTCCGGTATCAGGCCAGCGGGGGGCGATAGGTACTCAACGTGTTCCGGCTGAATAGTGATCTGGATACTGCTTTGCCCAAGCACCTTGCCACTGCCATCCAGTAAGCGCACAACTGGTTGGAATGTGCCCGTTTTGGAGTATTTTTGCATGATGGATGAGCGCCATTCGCCAGAGGGTTGTTTGCTGCCATGATTGGCGGGGTGGCGGTATAGCTTGCTGCCATCGCCAAAATCCCATTCAATGACGGAATCATCTTCCACGCTCCGGTAGAGGTACACAAATGTGTGCTCGACCTCGGCGTAGTCCATATCCAGCAGTTTGAGGTTCACCGTTGAAGCACCTTCCAGTTGGATGACTTCACCGCTTGTTGTATCTGTCGGGTTTGTTTCAGGAACATCACCAATGACGGTGATTTGTTTTTCCACGCTGGCGGTTTGCCCGATATTGTCCTTAATCTTGAAGGTAACGATAGTTTTGCCGGGTTCGTCGGGAGCCTGCCAATAGGCGAATGCACCAGTGGACAGTGCCAGCCCTTCGATATTGGTTGTGATGTAGTCGGGAATCCCGCCGCTGACACTGATTTCATAGGTTTCGTGTGCGCCAGCTTTGACGGTATCCGGGCCATCGACAGCCAGTTTGCCAAGCGGGCTGGCGTTGTTGATCAGCTTGTTGATGAACGCTTGTAAGGCTTCGACTTTTTCCAGCGTGGTTTTGAGTTCGGGGTAATCGCGCAGGGATTTTTTCAGGATTTGCTGGGCATCTTCCACATAGGTCAGTGCCTGCATCAGGTTGCGCCCCTGACGAACCCTCTGGAAGCCTTCCATGTAAGGAATGCGTGCTTCGGCAATGATCGCGTTGGCTTGTTGCAGTCGCCCGGCATTGTCGATGTTGTGTTCCAGCTCCTGCATTTTTTCGTACAGACCATCGCCGGGCATCTGGTGTTTGAAGTAAAACTTTTGCACCTTGGCGAGGTAGTTGCTGGCTTTTTGCAGTTCACCTGCCTTGATCAGTTCGTCGACCCTTATCATGCCACGGATGACATCCATGCGCAGTTCGATGTCAGCCCAGCGTTCTTTTTCGGCCGCATTAGCACGATCCTGTTGCAGCAGGATGATTTCGGCAACCAGCTCGTTCACTTTGCCAGCCGACCAACTGAGTACCAGCCCGTGCAGGAAACCGCCGCCCAGTGCCTGAATGGCGAGGCCGCCGCTGGCCTCCAGCCCGTAACCAACCGCAGTGCCGGTCGCTTTCGCGGCTTTTTCTTCGGCACTGTCTGCGCTGACGACGATATTGTAGGCATCCCAAAGCACAAAGCCGCCATCAACAGCGGTGCCAATGTGTTCACGGATGGGTTGCCATGCGCCTTTGAGTTTGTCGGCTACCAGTTTACGGGCAGCTTGCGCCCGACTGGGTGGCAATTGCTTGATGGCATCCGTGAGCTTTTCGGTGAGTTGGGCAGGAACTTTGCCCTTGTTCGCGACGATTGCGTCGATTTCACTGAAGGTATTCAGCGTTTGTTTGCCTGCCTGATCGATGCCGTCGTCACTCAGTCCGATCAGTTTTTTCAGGCTGTTTTCGCTGGCACCATGCAGGCTGGAACTGCTTTCGTCCAGTACAACCTGGGCAAACGCCTGTACCCGTTTGTTCTGTACGAGTTGTTTCAATTTGTCAGCCCCTGATTGGGACATGCGCTTGATGCCTTCGACAAATTGATCCGCTGCCTGGGGATTGTTTTCCAGCGTCAGCAGGGCTTCCCTGATCTGTTCCATGGCTTTTTGTTTGAGTTCGAGGTTGTCCAGTTCGGCAATATAGGTGGCGGCCTTGGCGAGTTTCTTGGTAATGGCCTTGTTGGTGTCGCGCACCACTACCTGTTTGGCGTATTCAAGCTCACTTTTGCTTTCTATGGCAAAAGCCGGTTGCAGGATACTGGGTGCAATACACAGTAACGGGATGATCCAGTTAAGTTTATTCATGACTTTCCAGCTCCCATTCAGCCAGACGGGAACCCAGTTTGGCAGCTTGTGTGCGCAGGGTGTTGGCCTTGTTGTTGTTCTGTTTGATCCATAAGCCTGATTCGTATTCGTCAGCCAGCGCAACCATGGCGTTGGCATCGCCTGCATTGGCGGCTTGCTTGAGCAGTTCAATGGCGCGGTATGGGTCAGCCTGCCCGCTGTAGCTGGATTGATAAGTAAGCGCGAGTATTTCCATGGCTTGCGGGTTGCCTGCTTGCGCCTGTTTTTCCAGGGCAGTTCTATCTGCTGGCGCTGATTGGGGCGCTGTTGTGGGGTCTTCATCAATGCTGACAATGCCTTCAATACCGCTGGTGTCGAGGCTGCCCGCTTCGCTTGCCGTCTGGGGTTCAGGGGGAGTGCGTGCGGAATTGCTCAGCGTCATGTAGCGGATGTGAGCCTGTTTGTATGCCTCCAGTGCCTGAAGTACATCACCCGCACCGGCATCAGTAGTGACCAGTTTAGTGTAGCGCTCGAAGGCTGCATCATAGACCGCTTTGGCTTCATCCAGATCCGAAGCCAGCACAGGGGGAATGGCGAAAGCGCCCAATAGGATGATGGAAGTCAGAAGATTGCTGCGCAACATGCTTATGCCCTCGCTGGTTTGCTGTTGATCTTGTCGCGGTCGGCCGCCCCAGTCAGCAGGTGTTCCCTGACCGTGCTGGCAACTTCCGGGTATTGCGCGGGTGTGCAATGCAGACGTGCGACAGAACGCCAGCCGTTGAACAGGGTGATGGTGTGTGCAGCGGGGTAGTAGGCCGCTTTATGCAGGTCTCGCCAGTGGTAGAAAGTCGTTTCCCTCGATTTTGCCAGCAGGCTGGCTCCTGCAACCGTGGGGTTGGCACTGAGCAGGCCGAGCACGATGCCCGTCCGGTTAGCCCAGCGGGAGCGTTTGCCGAGGATTTCTGAAGTAACGCCCTTGCTGTTGAGGGTGTAACGTACTGGCATACGGTTGACGTAAAACACCAGCATAATGAACATCAGGCTAAGTGCGATGAGCGGTACAACGACGGCGAATACTTGTGCCATTTGCCAGCCGAGTCCCATTTCCCCGGTTAACAGGCCGAGCAATGAAAACAGCACGACAATGAGCGCGTAGGTGATGCTCATGATCTTGAGAAGATCAAACAGGACAAAACGATTGGTCAGCAGGGCAACATTATGTTCCCAACGGCGTTCTGGGGTCGGCTGATTGTTCATGTTATTAAACCTCTAGCGGATCAGCCTAACACCGTCATTGCGATTTGATGATGACGAATATCAAAGTCCGTTATGAATGTTTCAGCCTGTGCCAATTCAACCCCGAACAGTTGTACCTCGTTCAAGATGGATCTTCCGTAGGGGCGTATTGCATACGCCCTCTTCAAAATCCCTCCACCCAACACCTCTCCACCCACCACGCCGATTTCCTTGGCAGAACCCGCCCCCCCGCCGCCAGCAGCAACGCCTGATCCCCGACTATTGCCGCCTACAAGTCATGCTACCGTATGGCGTTACAGGAAGTGCGGCGCAAGGGCTTGAAACCGTTTTGCGTCACCATTGACGACAAGGCGGAAGATTACTTGCCGCGTTTGTTTGGGCAAAACGGCTGGGTGCCCGACATGGAAGAAATTGCGGTATTGAAGCTGATCGGCACGCGCAACAGCACGATTTCGTGGATGATTTTGCAGGAATCCCTCGGCTTGGGGCTGGTGGGTTTCATTATCGGCAAAACGGTGGCGACCTTGTGGACACCTGTTTTCCCCAAATACGTCTTGCTGTTACCGCTGGATGCTGTGCTAGGGCTGCTGGTGATCGTGGTGGTGTGTACGCTGGCGAGCGTCATGGCGATTCGCGCCGCGTTAAAATTTGATCCCGCTGAAGCCATAGGAGGCTGAATATGGCAAATAACACCACTCC
The window above is part of the Thiothrix winogradskyi genome. Proteins encoded here:
- a CDS encoding universal stress protein — its product is MKSENKILACVDQSHYADHVADYAAWVATRMELPLEFLHILDRHPERSRHNTDHSGAIGFDAQKVLMDKLSKEDEDFSKQARESGRLFLNRLRERAIAAGVEAPDVRQRHGTLVDTLIEQEEGVRMFILGRRGQSAETTQRDLGRNVENVVRALHRPILTITDDFKVPQQVMMAFDGGSVSRKGVELIAACSLFVGLPIHVITSGEPGKGLRKQLEWAKTTLEAAGFETHAALLSGDPETVIASQVRERSIDMLIMGSYTHSPLRSWLFGSTTNGLLRASTIPTLLLR
- a CDS encoding AEC family transporter, translated to MLDTALRIFSIIFPVFACSALGAAYGYFRRPDMAVVNRLNMEFFAPFLVFWALMDKPFDFLAFRDLAIGGVAVVLGSGLLLLPLAWLLRINLKTFLPPMMFNNSGNMGIPLILFAFGESALQAAVVLFIIEMVLHFTVGFYILNHRTNPLHLLKMPMIQATILGLLFSSLHITLPDALANTVKLLGQVSIPLLLFSLGVRLLDVNFRDWKLGTLGALAGPAAGLISAFLMAQWLDLSTTHYALLLVFAALPPAVLNVLVAEQYQQEPDRVASIVLLGNLASLVIMPVVLWFALPH
- a CDS encoding efflux RND transporter periplasmic adaptor subunit yields the protein MRSTPLSLRLLLPALLVCSLPAQALELKGRLEWMHKVDMRVIENGIVEKVNVTTGQHVNAGDVLVRMDQRKQKATLLEAKARVARATLSMDDAARDMARTQELFDRGLIAEEELKDGELKQAVAQTEMESAKAAEEAAQVALEHTELKAPFSGIIAANTAWQGAVIFAGKQDQPLITLAPDDQMVARVLVTADVLRRHAVGQSAQVLVNGSSRNGKIYRQGVEAVRIEPEGAIYELDIIFKPNNKELLRPSESVRVVLP
- a CDS encoding bacteriohemerythrin, with product MAYTELYAADWNALPNVAMPFMNTVHSDELALVSRLLTDLENATAPASIDTQIAAWVEHTRAHFAREERLMHEYDFFATPCHQGEHEAALLQLLGVQQQWLRERDTAMLQDYIQHWREWLQQHISTMDFVTAQFLSQLNVQVEL
- a CDS encoding universal stress protein, producing MKPYQHILVPVDFTKISNTIVARAHELANFYQAKLTLLNVLEDASLGNVSFGGTNKLGMPPAIKQNQTNLANEKLRKLADNLGAGANVALEVTYASGKPSDAIIEFVKQNGIELVVVGNSGKKSVLGFMGSTAEATLKGVPCDVMAVRIMD
- a CDS encoding thioredoxin family protein — translated: MLRTILLTMLIALSVSVNHVFADSKPAEDKSAADTPAAAPSTDVSSTPDKAAENSEPAKVENRDVAQFFDETFNDMQDEIETAKADGKQGLLVMFEMDECPFCHRMKTTVLNRSDIQDYYKENFRIVTVDIEGDVELTNFKGETTTQKDFALKEFRVRATPVFQFIGLDGEPVKNGRLTGATKDADEFMLFGKYVVDKKNEDVPFSKFKREQTSDAKS
- a CDS encoding Fic family protein, yielding MKWIHEQPDWPRFYWDDKALSTPLASVRHQQGRLLGRMEALGFSFQMEASLNALTNDVVKSSAIEGERLNREEVRSSIARKLGMDQGGHLPASRHVEGIVEVMLDATQAYPQALTEERLCAWHCALFPSGFSGMTPIMVGMWRPPSAGAMQVISGGYGRTRVHFEAPEATRLPDEMAAFLDWFAADGGLDPVLKAGVAHFWFITLHPFEDGNGRIARAIADMALARADQTPQRFYSMSAQIEAERKHYYEQLERQQRGSLDITPWLGWFLGCLERAIVSAGEALGAVLHKAKVWECLHPYAVNARQRVVLNRMLGDFEGYLNTSKYATLAKCSNDTALRDISALLAWGVLVQNPAKGRSTSYRLVTAAELPSC
- a CDS encoding tetratricopeptide repeat protein, with the protein product MLRSNLLTSIILLGAFAIPPVLASDLDEAKAVYDAAFERYTKLVTTDAGAGDVLQALEAYKQAHIRYMTLSNSARTPPEPQTASEAGSLDTSGIEGIVSIDEDPTTAPQSAPADRTALEKQAQAGNPQAMEILALTYQSSYSGQADPYRAIELLKQAANAGDANAMVALADEYESGLWIKQNNNKANTLRTQAAKLGSRLAEWELESHE
- a CDS encoding SulP family inorganic anion transporter, translating into MKSLQQDWLGNVKNDLLAGLVVALALIPEAIAFSIIAGVDPKVGLYASFCIAVVIAFAGGRPGMISAATGAMALVMVMLVKEHGLQYLLAATLLTGLLQIIAGLIRLDLLMRFVSRAVIVGFVNALAILIFMAQLPELIGMGWTVYVMVAAGLGIIYLLPYVTKAIPSPLVAIVVLTIVAITLGLDIRTVGDMGELPDSLPIFLLPDVPLNFETLAIIFPVSLTLAVVGLLESLMTATIVDDLTDSTSNKKRECMGQGVANIASGFLGGMAGCAMIGQSVINVKSGGRGRLSTLAAGVFLLLMIVFIGDWVAQIPMAALVAVMIMVSIGTFNWDSVRKLREHPKSFNTVMIATVAVVVATHDLAQGVLVGVLLSGFFFANKIGRYMYVRSRSEDEGRMRVYEVVGQVFFASSDAFIASFDFKDVLEKVQIDVSRAHFWDLTAVGALDKVVVKFRREGTEVEVVGLNEASATLIDRFGTHDKAGGDDLLTGH